The Panicum virgatum strain AP13 chromosome 3N, P.virgatum_v5, whole genome shotgun sequence genome includes the window caggcgccgctgctgcccctGCAGCAGCCCTACCCGGCCCTGCACGGGGGCGCGTGCGGCCCAGGATGCCGCGcgcgctgtcgccgccgcccgatcTGGTTCCTGGGCaggggccgctgccgccgccgccctgggcgGGCAGGGCGCGGGCCGACGTCCCTGCCCCCGACGGCGCCCCTctgcagccgctgccgccgcccccgggCTCCCAGGCCGGCCTCCCTGCCCCTGCAGCCGGATCCTCGGGCGCGTGGCTGCCCTGCACGCCCCTGGCACCCAGATCGACGGCAGCCTTCCCCGCCGCGATGCCCGCGCCCCTGCACACACCTACGGTGCCGCCGACCGTCGCCCGAGCTGCTCAAGCCGAAGCTgcactcgccgcggccctcctcaccGCCACGTCTGCGGCTTCGGTGGCTCAGGAGCGCATCCGTGCGACTGCCTTCGCTAGGGAGCGTCTTCAGCCTGTCGTCCCCTCCACCGAGCACGGCGCTCTGTCCTCCCACCAGGCTCCGCCCTCTGGATCTAGACCCCGgaccgaccccctccttggtgctcctctcaccgCCCAGACCGGGAGTGGTGGAGGTTGCAGGCGTCGTCGTCGGGGcgggcgtggtggtggtgctggcggcGCTCCTTCTGGTGGTACTGGTGGAGGCCGTCGGGGCACTCCGAccccgactccggctcccactcctgctcctggccctggaggtacgccctggccatccttcagcgccccatggccagggcgcatcccgatgtggccgtttcagggtcaggggggccctcgtcctcatccccagccggcggccatgctcgccgctgctgctcccctgttcgcgccgttctggacccTGCCCActccacccagccagcagccgacctggcctggggggtgggaccaagccgcactggcgcagtccttcagcgccatgggacggacgccgccggccagcaccgagtggatcgccgactcgggtgactccttccacaccaccccacatgccggtatcctctcttctgtccgacccccacacccctcttgtccttcttccatcattgttggtgatgggtcttgccttcctgtcaccgccgtgggttctgctcctggctcctttcgtcttcccaatgtccttgttgctcctcagatggttcataaccttctttccattcgtcagtatatagctgacaattcttgttccatcgagtttgattcttctggcctcactataaaggattcggcctcccggcgtccgctactccggtgtgacagcacggggcccctttacacccttcgccttccttcttccgctgcaccactctcgccttcttcttcgctctggccgtcttggtctgccgcttttgccgcgacgccgtcttccaccacctggcatcgccgtcttggtcacactggccgcgacgttctggctcagctcagtcgtagtaccgatgttcctggtactagggctcctgctgagcccctttgtcatgcgtgccagctcggtcatcatgttcggctccctttttcttcttcttcttcttcgcatgcgacgcatgcatttgaccttgttcactgtgacctgtggacctctcctgtacttagcctttctggttataagtactatctggtggtggtcgatgacttctcgcactactcttggacgtttcctttgcgcgccaagtctgagaccttccccaccctcctccacttctttgcctgggtgtccactcagttcggcctcaccgttaaggccgtccagtgtgacaacgggcgtgagttcaACAACTCCACCTcacgttctttcttcctctctcggggtgttcagctgcgtatgtcttgttcgtatacctctcctcagaacggcaaggctgagcggatgattcgcacgacgaacgacgtcgtgcgcacccttctgatccaggcctctctgcccccgcgcttctgggctgagagcctccacaccgccacctacttgctcaaccgtcttccgtccactgcttctcctgctcccactccacaccacgctcttttcggtacccctcctcgctacgaccacctttgggtcttcgggtgtgcgtgttaccctaacacctctgCCACtacttctcacaagctggcgccccgctcgactcgttgtgtgttccttggttactcccctgaccacaaggggtaccgatgctttgacctcacctctcgccgcgtcctgatctcccgacacgtcatctttcccctactccacctcctccacaccttctcctgaccccgagctggagtccctGTTTCCGACTAACTcagtggttcagccaccttttcctgtctgtcctttccctgcaggtttttccGGTACACCGGCACtgtttccggtgatccctgctacaccgagcgcggcccccggacctccgatcgtgccgcgcgcggacccggtgtctcctgctgcgccacgtgcggccccggtgccttcccctgcacctgtgcggtacgctcagccggtgcatgTGTaccggcgccgacaccggcgccgccgcggtacgttgtgccggtgcaggtgtaccggcgtcattcggtgccgacaccggcgccgcctcctgctccggaagctcctgcgacgcctccaccggagccgtcgccgccgccgcctccaccggctccctctcgagccgagcggcggtgtaccacccgcccgtcgtccatcgggatcctcggcatatccatcccatggtgactcggcggatggtgtctcaggccgcgactctctccgccaccaaGGGAGGGCCGTGGGTCTCTCCGGTAACCTCCTCTGTctgcgacgccttggcggatcctcactggcgacgcgcgatggaagaggagtacgtggctcttcttgccaaccagacgtgggacctcgtgccgcgtccgtctggttggaatgtggtgactggcaagtggatctggacgcataagcatcaggctgatggcacactagagcgctacaaggctcgctgggttctccgggggttcactcagcgacctggtgtggactatgatgagaccttcagcccagtagtgaagcctgctactatgcgcacggtcctctcgcttgcgctctcgcgctcctggcctgtgcaccggctggacgtgaagaatgtgtttcttcacAGCACTCTGTCaaagactgtctactgctctcagccagcgggatttgtggactcgagtcgtccggatatggtctgccgactcaacaagtctctctatggtctgaagcaggctcctcgggcttggtactctcggttcgccacgttcttgctgacattggggttcaccgaggccaagtctgacacgtctctcttcatctaccgccgtggggatgagactgcatatctgctgctctatgtcgatgacattgtgctcacagcctccagtcagcagttgcctcagagtgtcatctcctctctgcagcaggagtttgctatgaaggatctgggtcagctccactatttcttgggcgtcactgttgaacctcgcccgtctggccttctccttcaccagcggcagtacgcactcgatattctggagcgggctgggatgactgattgcaagccatgctccactcctgtcgacactcatgCGAAGCTgcctgctgatctgggtgatccggtggctgatcctactgcctaccggagtctggctggcGCTTTGTAGTacttcaccttcaccaggccggacctcacctacgctgttcagcaggtctgtctccatatgcatgatccccggaagtcacaccttgctgcgctgaagcgtctcctccgctacgtccgtggcacagtggacctcggcctggtgcttcaccactcgtcctctgctgagctggtggtctacaccgacgctgactgggctggctgcccggacactcgtcgctccacttccgctATGCCGTCTTCctaggcggcaacctggtctcctggtcgtccaagcggcagccggttgtctcccgctccagtgctgaggcggagtaccgttcTATCGCTaatggcgtggcggaggcgtcttagctacgacagctcttggcggagctccacaacccgctcgccaagagcatgctcgtctactgcgacaacatcagcgccgtgtatctctccaccaaccccatccagcatcagcggacgaaacATGTGGAGATCAACCTACACTTCGTGcacgacagagtcgccatcggcgatgttcgggtactccatgtcccgactacctcccagtttgctgacatcttcaccaagggactgccctcctcgaccttctcggagtttcgctctaGCCTCAACGTAgtcggtggctagttgtggctgggggatatttgccctttgtactctatttgtactctcttcttgtctagtcttgaacaccgctgcgccggtagttcagactgcggggggtgttggctttcttgttgtccggTCTTGAACACCgatgcgccggtagttcagactacggggggtgttggtgtatatgtgagcccatgtatagaagctcatctagaggcccatgtataggatctatatatcccacccttctagggtttggaggaatacaaagcaattattctctccaataGAAACCATTCAATGTTCATCTCTCCACATATCCGCATTAGGATAAGGTATGCATCGCCTCACTTATTTTTCAGCATCAACTCTGtgcaataataataataataataataataataataataataataataataataataaactaAAGGGTATTTGGTCGCTGACGCCCATAAAGCTGACTGTATATAACTGTCTGATTACCATATCATGTCAAATTGTTACAACTAACAGAAGTATTCTGCAATATAGCACCCTACAGAAAACACACCGACGAAAAATGAATTGCAAAGGAATTGACCACTGAATTTGGGGCCACCACATGACCTGATGACCAGATGTggtcattggttcaaaccgcGATCCTTAGGTACATACGCATATATGGATTTCCATGTATtctatccatccatccagaTATAAGTAATTTTAACGACGCCTCCAATTGTCGAGGCCCTTACAGACTAATGAGGTCAAGATGTCTTGGCTGTCTGGAATCGTTTACACGCCTATACATTGTAGATAAAACCAACAATACTCTGTTAGTGCTCGATCATTACCTAATTTACATCTTAAGACATTGCTATCACATGTTCAACGGACTATTGTTTTGCAGTTCTTGACCAACAGTGTCCTACATTGCCATTGACGTTGCAGGAAACACCTTGTCCAGAAGAGTATAGACACCTCCACCAAGTAGAAATGCACCACTGTCAAGAAAATGTTAGTGCAAGAAGTATCCCTAGCAAAGGAAAGAGTATtggaaggagcaattgataatGATCTATACATCAGGTCAGTAGTTTACAAAAAGAAGGGTTCATATGTCATTTCATGTGTGTTGTTTCTTTAGCCAACCTATATATCCAAGGCCCAAGAATAAATCAAGTTAGCTAGTCTATGACGTAGACTCAGAGTGGTTATGCAAGGACAGAGTGCAATCTGAAAGTTAGAAAACTTGCTATTAAGACTTTGACTAGAAAGCACAAGATGCTAATGGCTATTCAGGTTCAGCTCAAATTTATTTGTTAAGAGTAAACATTCAAATGCCAGTATGAAGTAGGTACCTGATTGGGTTTATCCATGCTGAATATCTTCTGAATGACAGCAAACTCTATATAAGGCAATTAAGTTAATTATGAGGGGCATAAAAGAGAATAAACACATTTGGTCTATTAGTCTAGAGCAGTCTTGAGAGCAATTCAAGGTTCAAATCCTGTTCGAATAGGTGGGGCACGAAGAAATAGACAGCATCCATACTTGCAATGCTCCAGCAAATGAAGCTGCAATAAGAAGAGGCGCAACATAGCCCGTTGTGTATGTCAATGACAAGCTTCCTCCAATAATGGGTTCCTGACAGAAAAAGGTTGAAGTTGTGGTGACAGGATATCCTCATCATTCCGAAAGACAGAAGCTAGCGGAAGCATATAATACAAATTAAAGTACCGCATGGCAGAATGTGATTTACTAATTTTGACAGTGTCTTCCATTGTGTTGAAGTTTAAACAACAGTAATAAACTTTTGACTACTGAGACAACTTATGTATCCAATAATACATACTCTTGAAGTGGCAACATATCCCAGAAGGGTAGCAAGAACAGGTGTGCTGCAAGGTGATGCTGCTAATGCAAATGTAAGACCAGCAAGATATGCTTGTACACCTGACCATACCATAAAATAAGCGACGAAGCaatatattatttttgaatgAAAAGAAACATAATGATACGCAGATTAATATTTTTTCGATATCACTTGAAGGGAGGTTATCAGCAGCAGCTCGAGGGTCAAAATCGCTGGAAAAGGAGGGAAGTTGCAACTTGACTACCTGTTAAATACATAATAACATGAAATTAAAACATTAAGGCGAAATTTACGTGCTAATAATACGGACACAAGATAAAAGCATAAATGTGATTTCATCAGAATGAACTACCACCACAATCAGTTTATCCAAACAAACTACCGATATAATGAGAAACCAAGAAACACAGGTATCAAATCTGCTCAAGTGCTCAAAAATGATTTAGCTTAAGGAAAGGACACAGGAAGAAATTTTCCTTGACATGCTCCAGTTATCCAAATTTTCATTTTGCAGTGATTTACCTCCAGAAGGTTCAGTCCCATGATGATGGCCAATCCAGAAGCAGCCACTGGGAGTCCTTGTCCAACCTGACCATAAGCCGTTCCAGCAAACGAAGCAGCAACACCAAGAATAGCTAAAGTTGTTGCCAGTCCTAATGAAAATGCTATTGAATTTCCGATaacctacccttgagttagatgactcttttgacgacaccaacagacgttttgtgaggagaattcaggaggtagagatcggggaggctttgaagaggatgaagggaggtaaagcgatgggccctgatggtatccccattgaggtgtggagatgcctaggagatagagcaatagtatggttaactaagctttttaatctcatttttcggtcaaacaagatgccggaagaatggaggagaagtatattagtacctatcttcaaaaacaagggcgatgttcaaagttgtactaactaccgtgggattaagctgatgagccatgcgatgaagctttgggagagggttatcgagcatcgcctaagaagagtgacaagtgtgacccaaaaccaatttgggttcatgcctggaaggtc containing:
- the LOC120666719 gene encoding neural Wiskott-Aldrich syndrome protein-like, yielding MPRALSPPPDLVPGQGPLPPPPWAGRARADVPAPDGAPLQPLPPPPGSQAGLPAPAAGSSGAWLPCTPLAPRSTAAFPAAMPAPLHTPTVPPTVARAAQAEAALAAALLTATSAASVAQERIRATAFARERLQPVVPSTEHGALSSHQVFPVHRHCFR
- the LOC120663524 gene encoding cytochrome c-type biogenesis ccda-like chloroplastic protein 2 isoform X1 codes for the protein MDHQNFFWLILASEIGLGVCYFLLDSRLMRLFRISYLLLVSLGAFGSGKGRTEVIGNSIAFSLGLATTLAILGVAASFAGTAYGQVGQGLPVAASGLAIIMGLNLLEVVKLQLPSFSSDFDPRAAADNLPSSVQAYLAGLTFALAASPCSTPVLATLLGYVATSREPIIGGSLSLTYTTGYVAPLLIAASFAGALQSLLSFRRYSAWINPISGAFLLGGGVYTLLDKVFPATSMAMRVNDSRQPRHLDLISL
- the LOC120663524 gene encoding cytochrome c-type biogenesis ccda-like chloroplastic protein 2 isoform X3, which encodes MDHQNFFWLILASEIGLGVCYFLLDSRLMRLFRISYLLLVSLGAFGSGKGRTEVVKLQLPSFSSDFDPRAAADNLPSSVQAYLAGLTFALAASPCSTPVLATLLGYVATSREPIIGGSLSLTYTTGYVAPLLIAASFAGALQSLLSFRRYSAWINPISGAFLLGGGVYTLLDKVFPATSMAMRVNDSRQPRHLDLISL
- the LOC120663524 gene encoding cytochrome c-type biogenesis ccda-like chloroplastic protein 2 isoform X2 produces the protein MYTQRSAIDPRIYIYIGAFGSGKGRTEVIGNSIAFSLGLATTLAILGVAASFAGTAYGQVGQGLPVAASGLAIIMGLNLLEVVKLQLPSFSSDFDPRAAADNLPSSVQAYLAGLTFALAASPCSTPVLATLLGYVATSREPIIGGSLSLTYTTGYVAPLLIAASFAGALQSLLSFRRYSAWINPISGAFLLGGGVYTLLDKVFPATSMAMRVNDSRQPRHLDLISL